A genome region from Blautia coccoides includes the following:
- a CDS encoding ROK family transcriptional regulator, producing MKYDKFAMAQMNRSMVFDLIRRKGPISRAEIARTIGLSIPTVMKITEEFSHKQFVQDVGKGESSGGKRPELLELIPDSKYIIGVGVGRSKTNVLMMNLAGEVFIREIMETGGTVVPEVWISRLIRVIENVIRESGLPEKQILGMGIGMPGILDEESGKVLFSPDFKWENVDMLTPIRERFKMDITIENANRALAMGEYYFGAGVDSRNFLVVNLGHGIGSAIMREGEFYRGSSGSSGEIGHIILEKNGPKCNCGNKGCLEAIASGNAIARDAKIAVLEGNASKIMELVNGDINRIEAKTVFEAAHLGDQMAIQITERAMQYIGIGLANYINLLDPDLIILFGGLTNAGDIFLKKIKEVLRERQMKFAGRQVKLVISQMGENGTAVGSASLVLKKFIKYGN from the coding sequence GTGAAATACGATAAGTTTGCAATGGCACAGATGAACCGGAGCATGGTCTTTGATCTGATCAGAAGAAAAGGACCGATCAGCCGTGCGGAGATCGCCAGAACCATTGGCCTCAGCATTCCGACAGTTATGAAAATAACGGAGGAATTTTCTCATAAACAGTTTGTGCAGGATGTGGGAAAAGGGGAATCCAGCGGGGGGAAACGCCCGGAATTACTGGAACTGATACCCGACTCAAAATATATTATCGGAGTGGGGGTAGGGCGCAGCAAAACAAATGTGCTGATGATGAACCTTGCAGGTGAGGTTTTTATCCGTGAGATCATGGAGACAGGAGGCACAGTGGTGCCGGAGGTATGGATATCTAGACTGATCCGGGTAATAGAAAATGTGATACGGGAAAGCGGTCTGCCGGAGAAGCAGATTTTAGGAATGGGAATCGGTATGCCGGGAATTCTGGATGAGGAAAGCGGGAAAGTTCTGTTTTCTCCTGATTTTAAATGGGAGAATGTGGATATGCTCACACCCATCCGTGAGCGGTTTAAGATGGATATAACAATCGAAAATGCCAACCGTGCATTGGCTATGGGAGAGTATTACTTTGGCGCCGGAGTAGATTCCAGAAATTTTTTAGTTGTGAATCTGGGTCACGGTATTGGTTCTGCTATTATGCGGGAAGGGGAATTTTACAGGGGAAGTTCCGGAAGCAGCGGGGAAATCGGACATATCATTCTGGAAAAGAACGGGCCAAAATGCAACTGCGGCAACAAAGGATGCCTGGAGGCCATTGCCTCAGGAAACGCGATTGCCAGAGATGCCAAGATAGCAGTGCTGGAGGGCAATGCATCAAAAATAATGGAATTGGTAAATGGAGACATCAACCGCATTGAGGCGAAGACAGTATTTGAAGCGGCACATCTGGGAGACCAAATGGCGATCCAGATCACAGAGCGCGCCATGCAGTATATCGGAATTGGGCTGGCAAATTATATTAATCTGCTGGATCCGGACCTGATCATATTATTTGGAGGTCTGACTAACGCAGGTGATATATTTTTAAAGAAAATTAAGGAAGTGCTTCGTGAGAGGCAGATGAAATTTGCAGGAAGGCAGGTGAAGTTAGTAATTTCTCAGATGGGTGAGAACGGCACCGCAGTCGGGTCTGCGTCCCTGGTGCTGAAAAAGTTCATTAAATATGGGAATTAG